CACCGTCGGCACGGCAGCGGGagccgcggcagccgccggGGTCGTGTCGTCGGCCAGGCGGCGTGCCGCGTGGcacgtgctgctgctgcctgcgaTCAGGAGCGCGCAGGACATGACCAGCGCCAAGCAGAAGCTCCTATTGCCAGCCATTGCTAGAGCTAAGCTAAGGTTGGTACTGGTTTGCAGGCCGGACTGCTGGGAGGTGATTGCAGGCCTGGTTGTGCTCTGTTGGCGATGCAGGAGCATGGGTCAATGCACGGCAATTTATAGGCCAAACCCAAGTGAGGGTGGCGACCGCTGATTAGGTTGGTAGTTGGCCAGATTTCAGAATGTTTCTTCGCGCTACGACGTGGTCAATCCAAAAGGGCAAGTGCTTTGTAGGATCGAGCCTGTTAAAGGCAACAAGGCAATTGCTCCGGTTTTCTGTGTTTAGGTgatcagctgctgctgctgctgcatgcagcTTCAGTTTGCTCAACCGTTTCGTGTCAATGTGTCATCATTTGTCAATCGTCACAGTTTCCCCAAGGCCAAACATAAACATCCGATGTTTGGTGTGTAACTCTGCTACGTTCTATTGGGGAATGATGATGATTATTCAGATCAAGGGACAGCAATCCAGTGGGGGGAAATGACAAAGAGTCTTCTTCGAATTCCTTGTGACAAAAGGCCTACATGAGGCCGACCCTCGGGTGCAACAAAAAACATAtgatttatatttattttacttggctcccttttttctttcttgcggGCAAACAAGACAACTCTATTGACACCATTCAAGAGGATTGTTACAATTCTGAGCACCACACACATGTACAACACATATGGGAATGCACCTATATATGCATACTCAATCCAACAAATAATCGTACATTAAACGTGACAATATTACACAAGTAAATCAGCCAGGGCGACAATGATCCGCATGCCTAGGGCGTAGATGGTGGAGGCGCAAGGAACGATGGCATGGGTACGCCGGGAATCGATGGCAATGGCGGCAATGGCACCTTAGGAATGCCAGGGGTGGACGGCAGCGGTGGTAGTGGCACCATGGGAATAGTCGGGTTCGGCAAGTCCGGGACCCCTGGAACGGTGGGCACCGTGGGAATAGTCGGGGTCGGCAAGCCCGACACCCCCGGAACGGCGGGGACCGTGGGAATAGTCGGGGTCGGCAAGGCCGGAACACTTGGCACCGTAGGAACAATTGGTGTCGGGTAAGGCAAAGCCGGGACTCCCGGAACCGTGGGCACCGAAGGAATAGTAGG
This is a stretch of genomic DNA from Brachypodium distachyon strain Bd21 chromosome 1, Brachypodium_distachyon_v3.0, whole genome shotgun sequence. It encodes these proteins:
- the LOC112269987 gene encoding proline-rich receptor-like protein kinase PERK2, which encodes MASAPSFNAVALVMAVAVLLGGGGGSTCHAARLLADIPSLPNPTLPALPPGIPAVPALPYPTPTIPSVPTVPGVPALPYPTPIVPTVPSVPALPTPTIPTVPAVPGVSGLPTPTIPTVPTVPGVPDLPNPTIPMVPLPPLPSTPGIPKVPLPPLPSIPGVPMPSFLAPPPSTP